In one window of Drosophila innubila isolate TH190305 chromosome 2L unlocalized genomic scaffold, UK_Dinn_1.0 4_B_2L, whole genome shotgun sequence DNA:
- the LOC117780797 gene encoding uncharacterized protein LOC117780797, whose amino-acid sequence MNHIWGHKGPYFHAPCQRDRFPSLVDEIGEDGDKLVAHLGISNMSDMGARLKRGRKHSNVAEQLAADNLKDACVPLNKMFHSSSQGLRRGVDKYAQMPKFDRYVDEQEQQDLVQRHRKLWIVPIRCRRFVKRASRRIPVNVSTVNAVAAMMWPMTFRGDCICEKPILLNKCLTWDWMVINR is encoded by the exons ATGAATCATATTTGGGGTCATAAAGGACCCTATTTCCATGCTCCTTGCCAGCGCGATCGCTTTCCCAGTCTGGTGGATGAGATAGGCGAGGATGGGGATAAGCTGGTCGCCCATTTGGGCATCTCCAACATGTCGGACATGGGTGCCCGCTTGAAGAGGGGTCGCAAGCACTCCAATGTTGCCGAGCAGCTGGCAGCTGATAATCTGAAAGACGCCTGTGTGCCGCTTAACAAGATGTTTCACTCCTCTTCTCAAGGTCTGCGACGTGGCGTGGACAAGTACGCCCAGATGCCCAAGTTTGATCGCTATGTGGatgagcaggagcagcaggatcTGGTGCAGCGTCATCGCAAGCTTTGGATCGTCCCAATCCGGTGCCGGCGCTTCGTCAAGCGGGCGAGCCGCCGTATACCGGTAAATGTGAGCACTGTAAACGCCGTGGCAGCAATGATGTGGCCAATGACTTTCAGGGGCGATTGTATTTGCGAGAAGCCTATCTTATTGAACAAATGCTTAACAT GGGATTGGATGGTCATCAACCGCTGA
- the LOC117780811 gene encoding integumentary mucin C.1 isoform X2 yields MRAYYVLACLAVLVAVSGAANIRPSVTAVNNQLYRRYVCANKEDGFRALVPGSCSNYYECQSGLAIETVCSRFFDAKVKQCVNYNTGCIEVKQTASVTAIGGNSAAPCAETVTTPCAPVVTTPCAPVPTTPCAPETTTTCTPATTTTCTTTTCTPATTTTCTTTTCTPATTTTTTTHAPATTTTCTTTTCTPATTTTCTTTTCTPATTTTCTPATTTTCTTTTCTPATTTSCAPVITTPCGPETTTTCGPAVTTKCAPSSGKVVPSSLSVRPVVRPSGPLPEVAHQPIQMASAPSELNMDLYTSYVCRSKPDGFMLASLTSCNNYYICRYGMPLQVSCGQKYFNALKGICDLPENTRCVQPQA; encoded by the exons ATGAGAGCTTATTACG TCCTTGCCTGCCTGGCCGTCCTGGTTGCCGTCAGTGGCGCCGCCAACATAAGACCCTCGGTGACCGCCGTCAACAACCAGTTGTACCGCCGCTATGTCTGCGCAAATAAAGAGGATGGATTCCGCGCTCTCGTGCCCGGCAGCTGCTCCAACTACTATGAGTGCCAGAGTGGTCTCGCCATTGAGACCGTCTGCTCCCGCTTCTTTGATGCCAAGGTCAAGCAATGTGTCAACTACAATACCGGGTGCATTGAAGTCAAGCAAACTGCATCTGTGACTGCTATTGGTGGCAACTCAGCTGCTCCTTGCGCTGAAACCGTAACCACTCCATGCGCTCCGGTAGTAACAACTCCATGTGCTCCAGTGCCAACAACACCGTGCgctccagaaacaacaaccacatgcactccagcaacaacaaccacatgtACCACCACCACATGCactccagcaacaacaaccacatgcaCTACCACCACATGCActccagcaacaacgacaacaaccactACACATgctccagcaacaacaaccac ATGCACTACCACCACATGCactccagcaacaacaaccacatgcaCTACCACCACATGCactccagcaacaacaaccacatgtactccggcaacaacaaccacatgcaCGACCACCACATgcacaccagcaacaacaacttcttGCGCTCCAGTAATAACAACTCCATGCGGTccagaaacaacaaccacatgcGGTCCAGCCGTAACCACTAAGTGCGCTCCATCTTCGGGAAAGGTAGTGCCTTCTTCCCTTAGTGTAAGGCCCGTCGTAAGACCAAGTGGTCCTCTCCCCGAGGTGGCCCATCAACCCATCCAGATGGCCTCCGCACCCAGCGAGCTGAACATGGACCTGTACACGAGCTACGTGTGCCGCAGCAAGCCCGATGGATTCATGTTGGCCTCCCTCACGAGCTGCAACAACTACTACATCTGCCGCTATGGAATGCCCCTGCAGGTTAGCTGTGGTCAGAAGTACTTCAACGCCCTGAAGGGCATCTGCGATCTGCCCGAGAATACACGCTGTGTGCAGCCACAGGCTTAG
- the LOC117780811 gene encoding mucin-2 isoform X1 yields MRAYYVLACLAVLVAVSGAANIRPSVTAVNNQLYRRYVCANKEDGFRALVPGSCSNYYECQSGLAIETVCSRFFDAKVKQCVNYNTGCIEVKQTASVTAIGGNSAAPCAETVTTPCAPVVTTPCAPVPTTPCAPETTTTCTPATTTTCTTTTCTPATTTTCTTTTCTPATTTTTTTHAPATTTTCTTTTCTPATTTTTTTQAPATTTTCTTTTCTPATTTTCTTTTCTPATTTTCTPATTTTCTTTTCTPATTTSCAPVITTPCGPETTTTCGPAVTTKCAPSSGKVVPSSLSVRPVVRPSGPLPEVAHQPIQMASAPSELNMDLYTSYVCRSKPDGFMLASLTSCNNYYICRYGMPLQVSCGQKYFNALKGICDLPENTRCVQPQA; encoded by the exons ATGAGAGCTTATTACG TCCTTGCCTGCCTGGCCGTCCTGGTTGCCGTCAGTGGCGCCGCCAACATAAGACCCTCGGTGACCGCCGTCAACAACCAGTTGTACCGCCGCTATGTCTGCGCAAATAAAGAGGATGGATTCCGCGCTCTCGTGCCCGGCAGCTGCTCCAACTACTATGAGTGCCAGAGTGGTCTCGCCATTGAGACCGTCTGCTCCCGCTTCTTTGATGCCAAGGTCAAGCAATGTGTCAACTACAATACCGGGTGCATTGAAGTCAAGCAAACTGCATCTGTGACTGCTATTGGTGGCAACTCAGCTGCTCCTTGCGCTGAAACCGTAACCACTCCATGCGCTCCGGTAGTAACAACTCCATGTGCTCCAGTGCCAACAACACCGTGCgctccagaaacaacaaccacatgcactccagcaacaacaaccacatgtACCACCACCACATGCactccagcaacaacaaccacatgcaCTACCACCACATGCActccagcaacaacgacaacaaccactACACATgctccagcaacaacaaccacatgcaCTACCACCACATGCActccagcaacaacgacaacaaccactACCCAGgctccagcaacaacaaccac ATGCACTACCACCACATGCactccagcaacaacaaccacatgcaCTACCACCACATGCactccagcaacaacaaccacatgtactccggcaacaacaaccacatgcaCGACCACCACATgcacaccagcaacaacaacttcttGCGCTCCAGTAATAACAACTCCATGCGGTccagaaacaacaaccacatgcGGTCCAGCCGTAACCACTAAGTGCGCTCCATCTTCGGGAAAGGTAGTGCCTTCTTCCCTTAGTGTAAGGCCCGTCGTAAGACCAAGTGGTCCTCTCCCCGAGGTGGCCCATCAACCCATCCAGATGGCCTCCGCACCCAGCGAGCTGAACATGGACCTGTACACGAGCTACGTGTGCCGCAGCAAGCCCGATGGATTCATGTTGGCCTCCCTCACGAGCTGCAACAACTACTACATCTGCCGCTATGGAATGCCCCTGCAGGTTAGCTGTGGTCAGAAGTACTTCAACGCCCTGAAGGGCATCTGCGATCTGCCCGAGAATACACGCTGTGTGCAGCCACAGGCTTAG
- the LOC117781132 gene encoding uncharacterized protein LOC117781132, which translates to MPAPSKGRFSGSHKRATGSSVRGTLKDDTSSDHRISIRGKRERDTFLPESMSEPDPEQKVLRAKASVRNNVSEPWEKRRCPPKKQHRQTKREIEIAKFKNIDFSHRDSDPQLTVQTLEFPDANIKRTEIETRDECGNREFKPKKGANDFLSSSESRFRDAVFTVNMQARSCTSSSIPGRPATSGRNTRRSVVCAQGAPDSKEMIDDYHVPSVRPKGFKGDQWKQPCEASYEPGAPRPHIGRCPKNYQQLSKLSPVRQKFFLTQDPRRTHCLVNPSALRHKKLTQDQQFKLISKMVKHGDNVCASTGSESSDTHICEVIDLENPVNLDFQGMDYKNTYEKDEQEQQNQQTYWRVVRYMTRRRTKKMTETKVEAELQAERLEIPAVFNTKIKDEPVAEDPPAKPFKLAELFRSPDKPANKANLTEEQRRREARYKDIYLRNKQRKAQKEQERNQQEAAAKEIEARTVAEKDLLEDVANIDDDIERSFRKFEYIPPVIRKRKFFPKTLTETERLKGIMHKENCVRRDQARVTQEFFLERTGKQKKYPYAAQQLRCEESIEGSVGSTPSEQSSDDEDYLKVGKIGDHFQLRGFHFKHGDGLRGKLHRHQIMEGQRTVKGCLTRDEWLNELAPRKEPIKLDVERGIIKVLDPDDPKLDLFPPQGMLLHRHEQKSAIKEFIDKRLGLHYHRVLRKNLKLVKPKLKYHVQKFNLIRYVFPEKIIVPDAPDLLEGDMVDANKADTTVEYIALKNRVAKAKHLKQKLARMNLLGLTCVEAKQLREQSPCDAKEEEYDLDWVPPQEAVTVPASSESDKPRISDYRINAGADAGVPDIPIDQRGNMPAPMFREKTLHIHPRRQRDYAAERVPSAQFNDAILHSGMPMLEKIMPDTIKFANVRTPKRPYTEALEARHHHDHWDPTQVKHVHVHYQTKTVYPEITVQEQPEKVPIVNFIKANPPCKKYMDTDLTMPHYDFEKMISDHLAATRVDSKDGAREVVQDLCQPYDFIFHSRKPEELTTLDFPGRRQYLEFLRETREAIYETKDIEPGEERLLVDRKAIVAELEEDLKSIEQCLTSLSSSECTNLSKDSGSFLLLEDDTKIPLDYIRKPLVPFEEMRRSRFQAEVIDVDAEEENPYRTLPFSGQHKEQAVMLGPKDSFFTFSSRLRNGLRLRLEVPVPDVRNTLLGPGPNKYYGSVITDLDENYIDELKNRAIVKPFNFKTGIELLKVAMRLKYESLLIQGKMVRTKIYDTLNERHWQDMKNTQILYEGLFAKWEKKEYNAAMTQVYQVKTYYEITDKLKQEYRELERELTMLNMDIVFIEGHWIRCVMLQNFHYLLGEEEWRSEHDWIHLVPVKKRGIHSDGDGFEQKTGDLEDEEDVEYELEPYDQSIAKRTIVNIRVRDKDDAWAIRDFYYDVYMRNLHPVLQVFPNAENFLQGIENLKNKTFMLLLEMHYTLSIHTELQGKLEIFVDWCNKDLKEKQEYVARKSAKKYFMEDRAIEMEARVKQSLDKPIEESFADEEFNKHRAVLAEVWRRLVPSTVRGSSDVIPNASDMVAAISNVILEILGKFEHMDIDKVRELEMTFRKRRRYFEKLSAQAYQIERRIDMEMKKVRRNLEPPYKKPKRVGPLQRLFLKKRVKKIVPQPVVISENTRNFVRAFAEDGVVSEGFSQESVMVLDNIQEQIVPFYFDHFLKINGYTPNYNFKTNIEIRDGPEINRFHIREVIPDVIQKVEHWEITHKKIMEENIQRNPKMYENVN; encoded by the coding sequence ATGCCGGCACCTTCTAAAGGTCGGTTCAGTGGAAGCCACAAACGGGCTACTGGGTCTTCGGTTCGTGGCACATTAAAGGATGATACTTCTTCGGATCATCGAATTTCAATAAGAggtaaaagagaaagagacacaTTCTTGCCCGAATCGATGTCGGAACCGGATCCTGAACAGAAGGTGCTAAGGGCTAAGGCGTCGGTTAGGAACAATGTGAGTGAGCCTTGGGAGAAGCGAAGGTGTCCTCCGAAGAAGCAGCACCGACAAACCAAACGGGAGATTGAAATTGCCAAATTTAAGAACATTGACTTTTCACATCGTGACTCGGATCCCCAGCTGACCGTTCAGACTCTAGAGTTTCCGGACGCAAACATTAAACGCACTGAGATTGAGACTCGTGATGAATGTGGTAATCGGGAGTTTAAGCCCAAGAAAGGGGCCAATGATTTTCTTAGCTCCAGTGAGTCACGTTTTCGTGATGCCGTTTTCACGGTGAATATGCAAGCGCGCAGTTGCACCTCTTCCAGCATTCCAGGAAGGCCAGCTACCTCCGGAAGGAATACACGGCGCTCCGTTGTGTGTGCCCAGGGAGCTCCGGACTCAAAAGAAATGATCGACGATTATCATGTGCCATCGGTGCGTCCGAAAGGCTTCAAGGGCGATCAATGGAAGCAACCCTGCGAGGCTAGCTATGAGCCTGGAGCGCCTCGGCCACATATCGGACGTTGTCCGAAGAACTATCAGCAGCTGTCAAAGTTGTCGCCGGTCCGTCAAAAGTTCTTTTTGACGCAGGATCCACGCCGGACCCACTGTCTGGTTAATCCCAGTGCGCTGCGGCATAAGAAACTCACCCAGGATCAGCAATTTAAGCTCATAAGCAAGATGGTCAAGCATGGAGACAATGTGTGCGCCAGCACCGGATCAGAGTCATCGGATACTCATATTTGTGAGGTGATTGACTTGGAAAATCCCGTCAATTTGGACTTTCAGGGCATGGACTATAAGAACACGTACGAGAAGGacgagcaggagcagcagaaTCAACAGACATACTGGCGTGTCGTACGCTATATGACGCGACGTCGCACAAAGAAGATGACTGAAACGAAAGTGGAGGCAGAGCTGCAAGCGGAACGCTTGGAAATACCAGCCGTCTTTAATACCAAGATTAAGGATGAGCCCGTGGCTGAAGACCCTCCTGCGAAGCCTTTCAAGCTAGCTGAACTTTTTCGATCACCGGACAAGCCGGCCAACAAAGCCAATCTCACTGAGGAGCAAAGGAGACGTGAGGCACGCTACAAGGACATTTATCTGCGCAATAAACAGCGAAAGGCGCAAAAAGAGCAAGAGCGTAATCAACAAGAGGCAGCTGCCAAAGAGATTGAGGCACGCACCGTCGCCGAAAAGGATCTGCTTGAGGATGTGGCCAATATCGATGATGATATCGAGCGCAGTTTCCGAAAGTTCGAGTATATTCCGCCAGTGATCAGAAAACGAAAATTCTTCCCGAAAACCTTGACGGAGACGGAACGCCTGAAGGGCATCATGCACAAGGAGAACTGTGTGCGTCGAGATCAGGCCAGGGTAACGCAAGAGTTCTTCTTAGAGCGGACgggaaaacaaaagaagtatCCCTATGCGGCACAACAGTTGCGCTGCGAGGAGAGCATTGAGGGAAGCGTCGGTTCCACGCCAAGTGAACAGAGCAGCGATGATGAGGACTATCTGAAGGTGGGGAAAATCGGTGATCACTTTCAGCTGCGCGGTTTCCACTTCAAGCATGGCGACGGACTGCGTGGTAAGTTGCATCGTCACCAGATCATGGAGGGTCAACGCACTGTTAAGGGTTGCCTCACCCGCGATGAGTGGCTTAATGAATTGGCACCCCGCAAAGAGCCAATTAAGCTGGACGTAGAGAGGGGTATAATCAAAGTACTAGACCCCGATGATCCCAAATTGGATCTATTCCCACCGCAGGGGATGCTGTTGCATCGGCACGAGCAGAAGAGCGCAATTAAGGAGTTCATTGATAAGCGTTTGGGCCTCCATTATCATCGTGTCCTACGCAAGAATCTAAAACTGGTCAAGCCAAAGCTCAAGTATCATGTCCAAAAGTTTAATCTCATTCGATATGTGTTTCCCGAAAAGATCATTGTGCCGGATGCACCAGATCTCCTGGAAGGCGACATGGTGGACGCCAACAAAGCCGACACCACCGTGGAGTACATCGCCCTAAAGAACCGAGTGGCAAAGGCCAAGCATCTCAAACAGAAGCTGGCAAGGATGAATCTTCTGGGCTTGACTTGTGTGGAGGCCAAACAACTACGCGAGCAATCCCCTTGCGATGCTAAGGAAGAGGAGTACGATCTGGACTGGGTACCACCTCAGGAGGCAGTCACTGTTCCCGCAAGTAGTGAGTCGGATAAGCCGCGCATTTCCGATTACCGCATAAATGCAGGCGCCGATGCTGGAGTCCCAGATATTCCTATCGATCAGCGTGGTAATATGCCAGCACCCATGTTCCGAGAGAAGACGCTCCACATTCATCCAAGACGACAACGCGACTATGCCGCGGAGCGTGTGCCCTCGGCCCAGTTTAATGATGCAATCCTCCACTCCGGTATGCCAATGCTGGAGAAGATCATGCCGGACACGATCAAGTTTGCTAATGTGCGTACCCCAAAGCGTCCTTATACGGAAGCACTTGAGGCGCGACATCATCATGATCATTGGGATCCAACGCAAGTGAAGCACGTCCATGTGCATTATCAGACCAAGACGGTCTATCCGGAGATCACAGTGCAGGAGCAGCCCGAGAAGGTgccaattgtaaattttatcaaagccAATCCTCCGTGTAAGAAATACATGGACACGGACCTAACCATGCCGCACTATGATTTCGAGAAAATGATTTCCGATCACTTGGCAGCCACTCGAGTTGATAGCAAGGATGGAGCCAGAGAGGTGGTGCAGGATCTCTGCCAACCTTATGACTTTATCTTTCATTCCCGAAAACCCGAAGAGCTAACCACGCTGGACTTTCCAGGACGTCGTCAGTATCTTGAGTTCTTGCGGGAGACTCGTGAGGCTATCTACGAGACCAAGGACATTGAACCGGGTGAGGAGCGTCTTCTGGTAGATCGTAAGGCGATTGTCGCTGAACTGGAGGAGGATCTCAAAAGCATTGAGCAATGCCTGACCTCACTTAGCAGTTCCGAATGCACGAATCTTTCCAAGGACAGCGGCAGCTTTTTATTGCTGGAGGACGACACAAAGATACCCTTGGATTATATACGAAAACCTCTAGTTCCTTTTGAGGAGATGCGTCGATCGCGTTTCCAGGCCGAAGTAATTGATGTGGATGCCGAGGAGGAGAATCCATATCGCACATTGCCCTTCTCTGGTCAGCACAAAGAGCAGGCCGTCATGTTGGGTCCCAAGGATTCGTTCTTTACCTTCAGCTCTCGTCTTCGCAACGGTTTACGCCTTAGACTGGAAGTTCCTGTGCCAGATGTGCGGAATACCCTACTAGGACCTGGACCAAACAAATACTATGGTTCAGTTATAACTGACCTCGATGAGAACTACATCGATGAGCTGAAAAATCGTGCTATAGTCAAACCATTTAACTTCAAGACTGGAATTGAGCTCCTAAAAGTTGCGATGCGTCTGAAATATGAGTCGCTTTTGATTCAAGGAAAGATGGTTCGCACCAAAATCTATGATACGCTTAACGAACGCCACTGGCAGGATATGAAGAACACACAGATCCTCTACGAGGGACTCTTTGCCAAGTGGGAGAAAAAGGAGTACAATGCGGCGATGACTCAGGTGTATCAGGTGAAGACCTACTACGAGATAACCGATAAATTGAAGCAGGAATACCGCGAATTGGAAAGGGAGCTGACGATGCTCAACATGGACATTGTGTTTATCGAGGGTCATTGGATTCGCTGTGTTATGTTGCAGAACTTTCATTATTTGCTTGGTGAGGAGGAATGGCGATCGGAGCACGATTGGATTCATTTGGTGCCAGTAAAGAAACGGGGCATACATTCCGATGGTGACGGTTTCGAACAGAAGACCGGTGATCTTGAGGATGAAGAGGATGTGGAGTATGAGCTGGAACCCTATGACCAGTCCATTGCCAAGCGTACTATAGTGAACATACGCGTCCGGGACAAGGATGACGCGTGGGCAATACGCGATTTTTACTATGATGTCTATATGCGGAATCTTCACCCGGTATTGCAGGTGTTTCCCAATGCCGAGAATTTCCTGCAGGGCATTGAAAATCTGAAGAACAAGACTTTTATGCTACTGCTGGAAATGCATTACACTCTCTCCATTCATACCGAGCTACAGGGTAAACTGGAGATATTTGTGGATTGGTGCAACAAGGATTTGAAGGAGAAGCAGGAATATGTGGCGCGCAAGTCAgccaagaaatattttatggaGGACCGTGCCATCGAGATGGAGGCTCGTGTGAAGCAAAGTCTTGATAAGCCCATTGAGGAATCCTTTGCCGACGAAGAGTTTAACAAACATCGAGCAGTTCTCGCCGAGGTCTGGCGTCGTCTGGTCCCCTCCACGGTGCGAGGATCAAGTGATGTCATCCCCAATGCCTCGGACATGGTCGCCGCCATTAGCAATGTGATATTGGAAATACTGGGTAAATTTGAGCACATGGATATTGATAAGGTGCGCGAACTGGAAATGACATTCCGTAAGCGACGTCGCTACTTCGAGAAGCTCTCGGCCCAGGCCTATCAAATTGAGAGACGCATCGATATGGAAATGAAGAAAGTACGACGCAATCTGGAGCCGCCCTATAAGAAACCCAAACGTGTTGGGCCCCTCCAGCGCCTTTTCCTCAAGAAGCGTGTTAAGAAGATTGTCCCACAACCCGTTGTCATCTCGGAAAATACGAGAaactttgtgcgcgccttcgCTGAGGATGGTGTCGTCAGCGAGGGATTTAGCCAAGAGTCTGTAATGGTCCTCGATAATATTCAGGAACAGATTGTGCCCTTCTATTTCGATCACTTCCTGAAAATCAATGGGTATACCCCCAACTATAATTTCAAGACAAATATTGAGATACGCGATGGTCCTGAGATCAATCGCTTTCATATTCGTGAGGTTATTCCGGATGTTATCCAAAAGGTAGAGCACTGGGAGATTACGCATAAGAAGATAATGGAGGAGAACATTCAACGCAATCCAAAGATGTACGAGAATGTTAACTAA